GACCTTCCAGCCGGCCCAGTCGTCCTCGAACAGCGGGTCCTCGAGGGAGACCAGCGGGTAGGCCGCGACCAGCTCCTCGTAGTACTCCGTCATCTCGGCGGCGGAGCGCTCCTTGCCCTCGAAGAGGTACTTGCCGTCCTTGTAGAACTCGGAGGCGGCGACGTCGAGCGCGAGGGCGATCTGCTCGCCGGGGGTGTAGCCGGCTTCCTTGATCGCTTCCAGGATCAGGTCCAGGGCCTCGCGGTTGGAGCCGAGGTTCGGGGCGAAGCCGCCCTCGTCGCCGAGACCGGTGGCCAGACCCTTGTTCTTCAGGACCTTCTTGAGGGTGTGGTAGACCTCGGCACCCCAGCGCAGGGCCTCGGAGAAGGACTCCGCGCCGATCGGGGCGATCATGAACTCCTGGATGTCCACGTTGGAGTCGGCGTGCGAGCCGCCGTTCAGGATGTTCATCATCGGCACCGGCAGCAGGTGCGCGTTGGGGCCGCCCAGGTAGCGGAAGAGCGGGAGGTCGGACGCCTCGGAGGCGGCGTGCGCGACGGCGAGGGAGACGCCGAGGATGGCGTTGGCGCCGAGCGAGCCCTTGTTGTCGGTGGCGTCCAGGTCGAACATGGCCTGGTCGATCAGGCGCTGCTCGGTGGCGTCGTAGCCGACGAGCTCCGGGCCGATCTGCTCGATGACGGCGAGGACGGCCTTCTCGACGCCCTTGCCCTGGTAACGGTTGGGGTCACCGTCACGCAGCTCGATGGCCTCGAAGGCGCCCGTGGAGGCGCCGGAGGGGACGGCGGCACGACCCGTGCTGCCGTCGTCGAGGCCGACCTCGACCTCGACCGTGGGGTTGCCTCGGGAGTCCAGGATTTCCCGGGCTACGACGACGTCGATGGACGGCACGAGCATCTCCTTCGTGGATGTGACGCTGAAAGTGCGGGGCTTGTGAGCCGTGCGACTAGAGCCTAACCGTCCCGGGCCGCCGACCGGCCGACCGACCGTCCCGTGGACAGAGTGACGGTACACATTGTTTCAGCACGGAACAAAGAAGACGGGAACGGGGGTCCGAACGGAAGGTGAAATGCCCCCGCCCCGGCGCGTACGGGGGAGAACGCACCGGGGCAGGGAGCCCGTGGGGACGGGGGGTGGGGCGGTGGCCGCCGCGCCTTACTTCAGGTGCAGCTGCTGGCCCGGGTAGATGAGGTCGGCGTCGTCGACGATGTCCTTGTTCAGCTGGAAGAGCTTCTCCCAGCCGCCCTGGACGTGGTGGGCGGCGGCGATGGAGCTGAGCGAGTCGCCGGCGGTCACCTTGTACTCGCCGTCGCCCTTCTTCACCTTCTTGCCGGTGGGGGTGGTGACGGTCTTCTTCGGGGCCGGGCGGTCGGCGGAGCGGCCCGCGGCCTGCTGCTCGGTGGAGCGGGTCGTGGTGCTGCTCTTGGAGCTGCCGGCGCCACTGCTCTTCTTCGCCGAGGACGACGAAGAGGAGGAGGAAGACGACGAGGACGACGAGGACGAAGAAGAGGAGGACGACGAGGAGCTGCCGCCCGAGTACGCGGCGCCGGACAGGCCCTTGCCGCACACCGGCCAGGCGCCCTTGCCCTGGCCCGCGAGGACCTTCTCGGCGATGGCGATCTGCTGGGACTTGCTGGCCAGGTCGGCACGCGGCGCGTAGGCGGTGCCACCGAAGGCGGCCCAGGTGGAGTTGGTGAACTGGACGCCGCCGTAGAAGCCGTTGCCGGTGTTGATCGACCAGTTGCCGCCGGACTCGCACTGGGCGACCGCGTCCCACTCGGAGGCGGTGGCGGCGGAGGCGTTGCCGGCCGCCATCAGCGGGCCGGCGACGGCGACGCCGGTGACACCGGCGAGTGCGATGGCGCGAGTGGCCTTGGACGGACGGCGGTGCTTGCCCTTGCCGGAAAACAGCATGGAAGGATCCCCTCACCGACGCCTGCGAGGTGAGCTGTCGGGTTCGGGCCGGTTGAGTTGCCCGGCCGTGCCTTCCGAGAGGCACGGCTTCACCCCCAGCCGCTCCGGTCAACTGCCCGGTGCGGCACTTACCTTGGGTCCCCCGCTCCTGCCTGCGGCGCTTGACGCGACGACTGTTCCCGTACGGCCGCTGGCAGGATTCGGCGTTGCGGCAGCCGGGGCTCGCGGTGGCGAGCGGTCATGACCGTAGACAGGTGATCCGCCGGATTTCAAAGACGATCAGGGCTTCTGAGACTCATCCCACACTTTCACCGAATAGGACATACAAGGCGAAGCGTGACGTGAACTCCCGCTACTTTTGGGCGTTTTCGGCGGGGACATCCAGGCTCTGACCGGCGACGATGTGGTCCGGGTCGGCCCCGATGGCGCCCTTGTTGGAGTCATAGAGCGCGTGCCACCCGCCGTGCAGGTCGAAGGAGTCGGCGATGGACGTGAGCGAGTCGCCGGTGCGCACGGTGTAGGAGCCGGCGGACGAGGCGTGTGCGCCGCCGCCCCGGGAGGCGTGCCGGCCGCCCGCGGCGCCGTCCGCCGTGCCCTCGTCGGCGCTGCCGCCGCGGTGGCGGCCGCCGGAGCCGAGCGCGCCGGTGTCGACGAGCGCCGAAGAGCCGACATCCTGAACGTAGTTGTCCGCATCGCCGGAGTTGTCACGGTCCTGGTCCGGGGTGCCGGCGCCCGTGCCCGTGGACGAGGTGGCGTCGGGCGTGCCCGCACCGGACTCGGCCGGGCCGTCCGTCTTCCCGGGCGCAGAGGGTCCGTCGGACGGTCCGGTGGTGGCGCCGTGCGAGGCGCCGGTCCCGTGTGAGGCTCCGGGCGTTTCGGTGGCGTCCGGCGAAGAGCCGGACGAACCGGAAGAGTTGTCGGCGTCCTGGGGCGAGTCGGACAGACCGCCCTCGCCGGTACGGGGCTTCCCGGACGCGTCGGAGCCGCCGGAGCCGTCGGAGTCGCCACCCTTGCCCGTGGAACCGGAGGTTCCGGACGAGGCGGAGCCCTTGTCGTCCTTGTCGCCCTTGTCGTCCTTGCCGCTCTTGTCACCCTTGTCCGACGAGGTGGATCCGTCCGCGCCGGACGCCGAGGAGTCGCCGCCCACGCCCGTGTCGACGTCGGCCGTACCGGAACCCTTGGTGAGCCCGGCCAGCAGCCCGCAGGTGTGCCAGGCGCCGGGCCCCTTGTCGGCGAGGATCTTCTCGGCCACGGCTATCTGCTGGGAGCGGCTGGCCTGGTCGGCGCTGGCCGCGTAGGAGAGGCCGCCGTACGCCTCCCAGTCGTCCTGGGTGAGCATCAGGCCGCCGTAGTAGCCGTGGCCGTTGTCGGCGCTCCAGGAGCCGCCGGTCTCGCACTGCGCCACCTTGTCCCAGGTGGTGCCGTCGGCGGCGCTCGCGCCGGATGCGGCGACCAGCGGGATGGCGATGGCCGAGCCGGTCACTCCGGCGGCGACGAGGAGGGCCGGAGCCTGGCGGGGGCGACGGTGACGACCGTTCCCGGAGAGCATCTGGAGACCTTTCGCACGACGGCAGTGACGGCGCGGCGGCGGGACGGGAGGGCCCCGGCGTCACGCTGATGGGTGAAAGTATCGGGTGACGATCACTTGTCACAAGTTCATGCCGCGCAGATCACATGAACATCACATAGTTGAACACGCGTCATGTTTGCCGCCGTCAGCGCCCGGGGGCGGGGCCGTTCTCGGTGGTCGTCCCGGGGGCCGGGGCGGAGGGAGAGGCTGAGGCAGAGGGGTGAGCCGGGGCGGGAGCCGGGGCGGGGGTGAAGCCGACCGGGAGGGTCCGCAGCCCGCGCATGATGAGCCCGCCGCGCCAGCGCAGTTCGGCCGGTTCCGCGTCGAGACGCAGGTCGGGCAGCCGGGTCAGCAGGGTGGCCAGCGCGGTCTGCCCCTCCAGGCGGGCGAGCGGGGCGCCCAGGCAGTAGTGGATGCCGTGCCCGTACCCCAGGTGCTGGTTGTCGCGGCGGGCGAGGTCGAGCGTGTCGGGGTGGGCAAACCGCTCCGGGTCGCGGTCGGCGGCGGCCAGCACCACCAGCACCGGATCGCCCGCGGCGATGTCCTGCCCGCCGAGCGTGAGCGTCCGGGTGGCGAACCGCCAGGTGGCCAGCTCCACCGGCCCGTCGTAGCGCAACAGCTCCTCGACCCCGGTCTCCAGCAGCCCGCTCTCCCCCGCGGCCAGCGACTCCTGGAGCCGCGCCCGCTGGCCGGGGTGGGTGAGCAGGGCGTACATGCCGTTGCCGATGAGGTTGACGGTCGTCTCGAAACCGGCGAAGAGAAGGATGAACGCCATCGCGGCGACCTCGTTCTCCGTGAGGTGCTCGCCGTGGTCGGAGGCGCGGATGAGCCCGGAGACGAGGTCCTCGCCCGGGACCGGTTCGGCGGGCAGGGCGGCGCGCTTGCGGTGGATCAGCTCGGCCAGATAGCCGCGCATCTTCTTCACCGACCGGGCCACTCCGCCCCGGGGCCCCTTGCCGTGGCGGATCATCATGCCCGCCCAGTCCCGGAAGTCGTCCTGGTCCTCGCGCGGGACGCCGAGCAGGTCGCAGATGGCGTAGATGGGCAGCGGGAAGGCGAACTCGTGGATGAGGTCGGCGGTGCCGCGCCCGGCGAAGGACGCGATGAGGCCGTCCGCCAGCTCCTGCACGCGCGGCGCGAACTCGGCGACCCTGCGAGGGGTGAACGCCTTGCTGACCAGCCGCCGCAGCCGGGTGTGGTCCGGCGGGTCGATGTTGAGCAGATGCGTCATCAGCTCGGCCTTGCGCTCGCCGGGGATGCCGGTCTTGCCCTTGGCGTGCGCGGGCTCGTCGTGGTGGGCCGGGTTCTTGGAGAGCCGCGGGTCGGCCAGGGCCTGCCGGGCGTCGGCGTACCGGGTGACCAGCCATGCCTCCACTCCGCTGGGAAGCCGGGTGCGGTGCACGGGGGCGTGCTCACGCAGCCAGGCGTACGCCGGGTACGGATCGCTCGCGAACTCCCAGGTGAACAGCGGCGGCGGGAGATCGGGCGAGGGGGCGGCGCCGGGAGTGCCGGGGGCGCCGGGGGGATCGGACGGGGCGGAGGAGGGGTCGGGAGGGGTGGAGGAGGCGGGCGGCTGGTCGTGCATGGGGCGACAGTAGCCGCCGGGGGCGAGTGGAGGCGGGTGGGGTGGAGGCGGGGAGACCCGGGGCCCGGAAGCCGGTGACCGAGGCGCGGTCGGCGGCGGTCGGCGGCGGGCGGGGCCGGGCCCGGTGAGCGGAGCGTGGAGCAAGCGGAGCGAGGAGCGAAAGGAGTAGGGAGTGGGGAGTAAGGAGGGGCGCGCGTCATGGGGCTGTCGGGGCCGGGGCCTCAGGCGGTCTCCTTCTGCTTGATGGCGTCCCGGTACGCTCGGGCCGCCGCTCTCAGGGCCGCCTCCGGATCGACGCCCTCCGCCTCGGCGCGGGCGGCCAGGGCCAGCAGCTCGTAGCCGATGCCCTCGCCCCGGGGCAGCGGCACGTCCAGACCCGCGGTGCGCACCCGGGACGCCAGCTTCGCCGCGAGGGCCAGGCCCGGCTGGTGGAGGGGGACGCCCTCCGTGACGGAGGTGCGCTGCTTCTCCTCGGCCTTGGTGCGCAGCCAGTGCTCCTTGACCTCCTCCGGGGTCGCGGCCGTCTCCTCGCCGAAGACATGCGGATGGCGGTGGATCAGCTTGGCGACGATCCCGCCGGCCACGTCGTCGACGGAGAAGGGCTCCTCCGGGTCGTCCTCGGCGATCCGGGCGTGGAAGACGACCTGGAGCAGGACGTCGCCCAGCTCCTCGCGCAGCTCGTCGCGGTCGCCGTCCTCGATCGCCTCGACCAGCTCGTACGCCTCCTCGATGGCGTACTTGGCCAGACCCCGGTGGGTCCGCTGCGCCGACCAGGGGCACTCCACGCGGATGCGGTCCATGACCTGGACGAGGTCGAGCAGCCGGGCGCCGGGCAGGTCGTAGGAGGCGGGCAGCAGCTCCAGCTCCGGCATGGAGACACGGCCGGATCCGGCGAGCCGGGCGAGCCCGTCGGTGAGCGCGGGCTCGCCCTCACCGGTGGCGACGACCACCGCCGTACGGCCGCCGGCGCAGGCGGCCACCAGCTCCTCGGCGGTCGGGGACGCCTCGGACACGGTGATGCCCGCCTCGCGCAGATACGGCAGCTGCGGGTGCGCCGCGTCCGCGCACAGCACCCGGTCGGCCGTGCGCAGCGCCTGCCAGGCGGGCCAGGACAGCAGTCCGGGGGCGACCCGGTGGCTGGTGGTCAGCAGGACGATGCGGCCGGGTGCGGCGGCGGCCGGCTCGGCGGCGGAGGCAGAGGTCGTGTTCACGCTTCGAACGTAACGCACCCCGCCGACGCCCCCGGAAGTTGTCCACAGGCGGTTGTCCACAGGCCCGCGGGTTCCGTCGGCGCCCGTCCCGTCGGCGGGCGCCGGGCCGGTCCCGGGATCAGGCCGGCTGCTGGGCGGCGGGCACCGAGACGTCCCGCAGCCACGGGGTCTTCGCGGCGACGCCGCCCTTCTTCACGTCCCAGGCCCCGTAGCGCGGATTCAGGTCGACGCCCAGTTTCCCGGAGGTGGCGGACAGCGCGTTCCAGAACTCGGGGCGGCTGGGGTCCGTGTGCAGCTTCGCCGCCACCTTCTGCGCCTCCACCTGGAGGCGCAGGTTGTCGTCCAGGCGCCGCGGCGGCACCCCGTACTGCTGGAGCCAGGCCGTCTCCAGCGCCTTGGCGCCGCCCGCCTGCTGTTCGAGCCCGGAACGCAGTTGCTGCACCTCCCGCGGGGTGACGGTGACGCCCTCGTCCCGGGCCGTGCGGTCCAGGACCCGGTCGAGCACCATCTGGTGCAGGGTGTCCCGGTTCAGCGTGCCGGTGCGGGCGACGGCCTGCTGGTACTGCGTCTCGTCGGCCACCGCCGCCCGCTGCGCCCGGCGCACCTCGTCCACCCGGCTCTGGAGCTGTGCGACGGTGATCCGCTGCCCGCCCACCACGGCCGCGGCGCCGGGATGCGCCTCGCTGCCGCAGGCGGTGAGGACGGGGGCCGCCGCGACGATCGCGGCGGACAGGGCGAGCGCGGTGCGACGGCGGCGGTGCAAGGGGGCCTCCCTGGGTGGGGATTGTGCGACGGTGCACAAAGTCTTGCGGTGATCGATAGTAGGCAGCGGCCGTGCTCCGGCCAAGCCATTGGACCAACGATTCACCGCCACTTCGGGCACCGTCGCGCCGCACTCCCCCGGCCGGGCGGGTCAGCCGGTGATCGCCACCGGCGCGTCCCACGCGTTGCTGTCGACGGTGAGGGTGAACCCGCGGCGTGTCTCCTTGCTGTTCACCTTGTACTGGTGGCCCCGGCTGTGGTCCGTGAACTGGTTCTTGCCGAAGGGCCAGTCCGCTGTGGTGGTCTCCTTGTTGTCCCACAGCGCGTACCAGAGGTTGCCGGGCAGGTCGGTCTTGTCGCTCGCGTCGGCGATCGCCTTGGCGCTGGAGCTGCTGAAACCGTAGAAGCCCGAGCGGTACGTCTGGGCGCGCAGCTGCTTGCCGAAGGCGCGCACGTAGGCCAGCACCGCGTCGTTGCACGCCTTGTCCGTGATGGCGTACGGCTCCATGTCGAGGTAGACCGCGCTGCCGGCCTTCATGCCGAGGGCCTTCGCCTTGGCCACGGCGTCCTTGGCGTCGGCGGTGCCCAGCGTCCTGGCGTTGGCGGCGGTGAGCTTCTCCGGGTTGGCGCTCTTCTGGCAGGGCGGCTGGGCGCCGACGTAGAGCGGGATGAGCTTCCAGCCCATGGAGCTGACCGACTTCACCCAGGAGGCGGTGAGGTTGGGCTGGGCGCAGCCGCGGTTCTTGCCGCCGATGTAGACGGCGGCGGCGCCGTAGTACCCGTTGCTGCGCCAGCCCGTCATGGCGTTCAGCGAGGGCGCGGTGCAGGTGTCGAAGGCGCGGCCGGTGTACGTCTTCTGCGCGGGCCAGCTCGTCGCGGCCATCGAGGTCTGCGCCGCGATCCCGCCGCCCGCGACGACGGCGGCCCCCGCCACCGTCCATGTGAGGTATCTGCGCTTCCTGGACTGCCGGTGTCCGGCCATCCCCCACCCCTGTTCTGCTGTTCTGCGCGCGGGCGCGTGCGTGCCCGGACCGCGCGTGTGTGTGTCTTGCGGAGCAGAGTACGGGTGCCGTTCCGTGGCTTAATCTTGCCCCCTGCTTCGTGGCCGCCCGATCGCGGCGGATGTGTGGGGGGTTGGGATGGAAAAGCGTCTGGAGGCGGGCTGGCTCCAGCGGATCGCCTGGTCGGTCCTGGTCTGGGGTTCGCTGGGTCTGCTGGTGTGGGTGCCGTTCCTGTATGTGGCGATCCGGCGACGGCGCGGGTCGGACTGGGGCGCGTTCGCCGCGTTCGTCCTGTACGAGGGGGTGACGGTGACCTGGATGAGCGTCCTGCCCGACCAGGACGACGGCGACGCGGTGCTCGGCATCGTCATCATCCTGTGCCTGCTGGCGGCGACGCTGATGCTGCTCCTCGCGATGTTCGACCGGCGGGCCGCGGGCGCGGCTGCGGCACCGCAGGCGCACGGGGCCGGGTCCGGGGCGTACGGGGCGGTGCCGGGGAGCGCCGCGTCCCCGGGCCCGTACGGGAACCCCTACCGCAGTCCGTACGGGCCCTGAGTCCGCGTCACGCGCCGGCCCCGGCTCCCGGGGCCGGGGCGCGGGCGCTCATGCGGCCGGGCTCAGCCGCCGCACTGCTTCAGCATCATCTGCTTGTCGGCGGTCGTCACCGGCAGCTTGTACTTCAGGGAGACCTGCGCGAACCGCACGCTGTACGAGCACCGGACGTCCTTGCTCGGCGGCAGCCAGGTCGCCGGACCGGAGTCGCTCTTGGCGGAGTTGGCCGGGCCGTCGGCCGGAATGAGGTTCAGCGGGTCGTTGGCGATCTGCTCGCGCTTGTCCTTCGTCCAGTGCGCGGCGCCCATCTGCCAGTCGTAGGACAGCGGCATCACATGGTCGATCTGGACGGTGGTGGCGTGCGCCTTGGTCCACTGGATGGTCTTGCCCGTGTA
The sequence above is drawn from the Streptomyces sp. SAT1 genome and encodes:
- a CDS encoding cytochrome P450 family protein, with the protein product MHDQPPASSTPPDPSSAPSDPPGAPGTPGAAPSPDLPPPLFTWEFASDPYPAYAWLREHAPVHRTRLPSGVEAWLVTRYADARQALADPRLSKNPAHHDEPAHAKGKTGIPGERKAELMTHLLNIDPPDHTRLRRLVSKAFTPRRVAEFAPRVQELADGLIASFAGRGTADLIHEFAFPLPIYAICDLLGVPREDQDDFRDWAGMMIRHGKGPRGGVARSVKKMRGYLAELIHRKRAALPAEPVPGEDLVSGLIRASDHGEHLTENEVAAMAFILLFAGFETTVNLIGNGMYALLTHPGQRARLQESLAAGESGLLETGVEELLRYDGPVELATWRFATRTLTLGGQDIAAGDPVLVVLAAADRDPERFAHPDTLDLARRDNQHLGYGHGIHYCLGAPLARLEGQTALATLLTRLPDLRLDAEPAELRWRGGLIMRGLRTLPVGFTPAPAPAPAHPSASASPSAPAPGTTTENGPAPGR
- a CDS encoding LysM peptidoglycan-binding domain-containing protein, translating into MLFSGKGKHRRPSKATRAIALAGVTGVAVAGPLMAAGNASAATASEWDAVAQCESGGNWSINTGNGFYGGVQFTNSTWAAFGGTAYAPRADLASKSQQIAIAEKVLAGQGKGAWPVCGKGLSGAAYSGGSSSSSSSSSSSSSSSSSSSSSSSSAKKSSGAGSSKSSTTTRSTEQQAAGRSADRPAPKKTVTTPTGKKVKKGDGEYKVTAGDSLSSIAAAHHVQGGWEKLFQLNKDIVDDADLIYPGQQLHLK
- a CDS encoding SurA N-terminal domain-containing protein, producing MHRRRRTALALSAAIVAAAPVLTACGSEAHPGAAAVVGGQRITVAQLQSRVDEVRRAQRAAVADETQYQQAVARTGTLNRDTLHQMVLDRVLDRTARDEGVTVTPREVQQLRSGLEQQAGGAKALETAWLQQYGVPPRRLDDNLRLQVEAQKVAAKLHTDPSRPEFWNALSATSGKLGVDLNPRYGAWDVKKGGVAAKTPWLRDVSVPAAQQPA
- a CDS encoding nucleoside triphosphate pyrophosphohydrolase; this encodes MNTTSASAAEPAAAAPGRIVLLTTSHRVAPGLLSWPAWQALRTADRVLCADAAHPQLPYLREAGITVSEASPTAEELVAACAGGRTAVVVATGEGEPALTDGLARLAGSGRVSMPELELLPASYDLPGARLLDLVQVMDRIRVECPWSAQRTHRGLAKYAIEEAYELVEAIEDGDRDELREELGDVLLQVVFHARIAEDDPEEPFSVDDVAGGIVAKLIHRHPHVFGEETAATPEEVKEHWLRTKAEEKQRTSVTEGVPLHQPGLALAAKLASRVRTAGLDVPLPRGEGIGYELLALAARAEAEGVDPEAALRAAARAYRDAIKQKETA
- the eno gene encoding phosphopyruvate hydratase; translation: MPSIDVVVAREILDSRGNPTVEVEVGLDDGSTGRAAVPSGASTGAFEAIELRDGDPNRYQGKGVEKAVLAVIEQIGPELVGYDATEQRLIDQAMFDLDATDNKGSLGANAILGVSLAVAHAASEASDLPLFRYLGGPNAHLLPVPMMNILNGGSHADSNVDIQEFMIAPIGAESFSEALRWGAEVYHTLKKVLKNKGLATGLGDEGGFAPNLGSNREALDLILEAIKEAGYTPGEQIALALDVAASEFYKDGKYLFEGKERSAAEMTEYYEELVAAYPLVSLEDPLFEDDWAGWKVLTDRLGEKVQIVGDDLFVTNPERLARGIEEGSANALLVKVNQIGSLTETLDAVELAQRNGFKCMMSHRSGETEDVTIADLAVATNCGQIKTGAPARSERVAKYNQLLRIEEILDDAAVYAGRSAFPRFKG
- a CDS encoding transglycosylase family protein, whose translation is MLSGNGRHRRPRQAPALLVAAGVTGSAIAIPLVAASGASAADGTTWDKVAQCETGGSWSADNGHGYYGGLMLTQDDWEAYGGLSYAASADQASRSQQIAVAEKILADKGPGAWHTCGLLAGLTKGSGTADVDTGVGGDSSASGADGSTSSDKGDKSGKDDKGDKDDKGSASSGTSGSTGKGGDSDGSGGSDASGKPRTGEGGLSDSPQDADNSSGSSGSSPDATETPGASHGTGASHGATTGPSDGPSAPGKTDGPAESGAGTPDATSSTGTGAGTPDQDRDNSGDADNYVQDVGSSALVDTGALGSGGRHRGGSADEGTADGAAGGRHASRGGGAHASSAGSYTVRTGDSLTSIADSFDLHGGWHALYDSNKGAIGADPDHIVAGQSLDVPAENAQK
- a CDS encoding glycoside hydrolase domain-containing protein; protein product: MAGHRQSRKRRYLTWTVAGAAVVAGGGIAAQTSMAATSWPAQKTYTGRAFDTCTAPSLNAMTGWRSNGYYGAAAVYIGGKNRGCAQPNLTASWVKSVSSMGWKLIPLYVGAQPPCQKSANPEKLTAANARTLGTADAKDAVAKAKALGMKAGSAVYLDMEPYAITDKACNDAVLAYVRAFGKQLRAQTYRSGFYGFSSSSAKAIADASDKTDLPGNLWYALWDNKETTTADWPFGKNQFTDHSRGHQYKVNSKETRRGFTLTVDSNAWDAPVAITG